A genomic region of Rhodococcus sp. B50 contains the following coding sequences:
- a CDS encoding ABC transporter permease — translation MARAVWWVSALVALAFTVWVGISWSMADVSLSCSKIGESQSWFRCEDRLVHVLGIWPLVGLGLLLALPPVVAALAMRRWVSWLVVAVLVGVAITGLANWTSFWGSLLFAVLLVALGAVAAARQGRPAPGNSRERSVAVT, via the coding sequence GTGGCCAGAGCAGTGTGGTGGGTTTCAGCATTGGTCGCGTTGGCTTTCACGGTGTGGGTGGGGATCTCGTGGTCGATGGCCGACGTGTCGTTGTCGTGCTCGAAGATCGGTGAAAGCCAGTCCTGGTTCCGGTGTGAAGACCGCCTGGTCCACGTGCTGGGGATCTGGCCTCTGGTCGGCCTGGGATTGTTGCTCGCGCTCCCGCCCGTGGTGGCGGCATTGGCCATGCGGAGGTGGGTTTCCTGGCTCGTTGTCGCCGTGCTCGTTGGTGTGGCCATCACTGGGTTGGCGAACTGGACTTCCTTCTGGGGATCGCTGCTCTTCGCTGTTCTGCTCGTAGCCCTGGGAGCGGTCGCGGCCGCGCGGCAAGGCCGCCCCGCGCCGGGCAACTCCCGAGAGCGGTCTGTGGCAGTGACGTGA
- a CDS encoding DUF1109 domain-containing protein, producing MNGDDTPPAPRQPWVLRDPIGRPARPPGLIVAVTSVLLCTGIVFALLDWWPGHRHTVDAFTNSMVVLVFGALLVVVGLVWVVKSALVIGRDRRWSWWIAAAPITVIAATVAVLGVPSPSFESSRSDFDAAVHTVLSSPESAVFGVPVGPYTMSRVERRENGAVYFYDADQNFLTTSGGWIYSPAGPPPDRSGIDRIDAAHLDGPWYEFTAVWDE from the coding sequence ATGAACGGCGATGACACGCCACCGGCGCCGCGGCAGCCGTGGGTGTTGCGTGATCCGATCGGCCGCCCGGCACGCCCACCGGGGCTGATCGTGGCAGTGACGTCGGTACTGCTGTGCACCGGAATCGTGTTCGCCCTGCTGGATTGGTGGCCGGGCCACAGGCACACCGTCGATGCCTTCACCAATTCGATGGTCGTCCTGGTCTTCGGGGCTCTGTTGGTGGTCGTCGGTCTGGTGTGGGTGGTCAAGTCCGCGTTGGTGATCGGGCGGGACCGGCGGTGGTCGTGGTGGATCGCGGCTGCTCCGATCACGGTGATCGCCGCGACGGTGGCTGTTCTGGGGGTTCCGTCGCCGTCGTTCGAGTCCTCACGCAGCGACTTCGACGCCGCCGTCCACACGGTGCTGTCCTCACCGGAGTCTGCCGTGTTCGGGGTGCCCGTCGGGCCGTACACGATGTCCCGGGTCGAGCGACGCGAGAACGGGGCTGTGTACTTCTACGACGCCGATCAGAATTTTCTGACCACCTCCGGCGGCTGGATCTACTCGCCGGCAGGACCTCCTCCGGACCGTTCGGGAATAGACCGGATCGACGCGGCTCACCTCGACGGCCCGTGGTACGAGTTCACCGCCGTATGGGACGAATGA
- a CDS encoding DUF4132 domain-containing protein, with protein MDTATDEDRWVVPTRWWGTALPIRGLGPAPRERVSADAAARAVRTYDDATEFIASALDNPDSDPALVAHGRAALAGAPDVLGHAVIATLVCATSDFPATGDLLDLWVTRFEVAGAAQLVASMTQLGVARSSPSDGRPAYEGSPAIGAVAPDMIQGPVVTTRCRGGHMVGFRPWEPHIGLRRLVAALPDDDYTSLVETFAQLRGRSRAVDAMIVYLLPSRQEWVDAAIAAIPPRNHWSDLDGYRQALFGSITTMDQLDALIDASIDAGHDRGHLIWMLGTGKAVLPSLVCHLGPACAPLLAEIADGNVSAANRYKIYDYLSHMPTDEAFALLLDRLGRKNVERSVLAAADRFPRRALRLFTERGLQRLRDDHLRTHPELSPDTPDTAVPADVPAGRVPALLASPPWVGYRRPKPVTVSVESSPTPVRTRWRAGERQRWTQTAPRYPIGPGSGWRAHIEAYLRHPRGLRVETFSQAPVEMIRPYLDGAQPGFVWRALPDLQRILGRFDTEAIGYVLAAVRSTPVGHLEALLPVEGGEIAALMATWCTRRPTRAAAQQWLERHAPTTAHDLIPAAVGTPGPPRAATETALLYLHSIGWGDTIRSAAAGYGREAAEVIDTLLTTDPVLRLPARMPALPSWLRPELLPPLHARGGDNALPLDATTNLCLMAALCQPDVMYAGIEQVIGELDAPTLAQWARALFEQWRHAGYPAAQGWILTLQALVGDDDTVTMLSPLIRSWPGQSAHKRAVAGLDALAQIGTDTALLHLHAISEKLTFPALKTAAQDKIEQIAVDLGLSADQLGDRLVPTFDLDTPDALHLDYGPRSFILDFDEHLRPILHDTTGRIRKTLPKPAAGDDPDLAPTAYARFTALRKSLKAVAGDQIARLEQAMVIRRRWTAIEFTDFFVDHPLLVHLVRRLVWGVYEPTGEHLRAAFYIADDHTFHDLDDTVVSASDEEVIGLVHPCELGDTLPAWRTRFEVAQPFEQLHRTVHQAIGPDRTDLRLTRFERLHVPAAALIGLERNGWVREEPADAGIQISTSRTLSSGTITISFTPGISVGAPTMFPDQHLIDISVTPRPLGQWHPVDTSESLRDLTDLASTHTPATTSERPGQ; from the coding sequence ATGGACACCGCTACCGACGAGGACCGCTGGGTTGTACCGACTCGCTGGTGGGGCACAGCCCTGCCGATCCGAGGACTCGGCCCGGCTCCACGCGAGCGGGTGTCCGCCGACGCCGCCGCCCGGGCCGTGAGGACCTACGACGACGCAACAGAGTTCATTGCCTCGGCGCTGGACAATCCCGATTCCGATCCGGCCCTCGTCGCCCACGGGCGCGCCGCTCTCGCCGGAGCACCGGATGTGCTCGGGCACGCGGTGATCGCGACATTGGTGTGTGCCACCAGCGACTTCCCGGCCACCGGTGACCTGCTGGATCTGTGGGTCACCCGATTCGAGGTCGCCGGGGCAGCGCAACTGGTGGCATCGATGACGCAGCTCGGGGTGGCACGGTCGAGCCCCTCCGATGGCCGGCCGGCCTACGAGGGATCCCCGGCCATCGGCGCGGTCGCCCCCGACATGATCCAAGGCCCCGTCGTGACGACCCGCTGTCGCGGCGGGCACATGGTGGGTTTCCGGCCGTGGGAGCCGCATATCGGCTTGCGGCGTCTGGTCGCCGCCCTGCCGGACGACGACTACACCTCCCTGGTGGAGACATTCGCGCAGCTGCGGGGTCGCTCCCGGGCGGTCGACGCCATGATCGTCTACCTGCTCCCATCCCGGCAGGAGTGGGTCGACGCGGCCATCGCGGCGATCCCCCCGCGTAATCATTGGAGCGATCTCGACGGCTACCGGCAGGCACTGTTCGGATCGATCACCACGATGGACCAGCTCGACGCGCTCATCGACGCATCGATCGACGCCGGCCACGACCGCGGGCATCTGATCTGGATGCTCGGCACCGGCAAAGCGGTCCTGCCCAGTCTGGTCTGTCATCTGGGGCCGGCGTGCGCGCCGCTGCTCGCCGAAATCGCCGACGGCAACGTCTCGGCCGCCAACCGCTACAAGATCTACGACTATCTGTCGCACATGCCCACCGACGAGGCGTTCGCTCTGCTGCTCGACCGCCTCGGCCGCAAGAACGTCGAACGCTCGGTGCTCGCCGCCGCAGACCGCTTCCCCCGCCGGGCACTGCGCCTGTTCACCGAACGCGGACTCCAGCGCCTGCGCGACGACCATCTGCGCACCCACCCCGAACTGTCCCCCGATACCCCTGACACCGCAGTGCCTGCGGACGTCCCGGCCGGCCGGGTGCCGGCGCTGCTGGCCTCGCCCCCGTGGGTGGGCTATCGCCGACCGAAACCGGTCACCGTCTCGGTCGAGTCCTCCCCCACCCCGGTGCGCACGCGCTGGCGCGCCGGGGAACGACAGCGGTGGACGCAGACTGCGCCCCGCTATCCCATCGGGCCCGGATCGGGTTGGCGGGCACATATCGAGGCCTATCTGCGGCATCCTCGAGGTCTGAGGGTCGAGACCTTTTCGCAGGCCCCGGTCGAGATGATCCGGCCCTATCTCGACGGCGCACAACCCGGCTTCGTGTGGCGCGCTCTACCCGACCTGCAACGAATCCTCGGCCGGTTCGACACCGAAGCGATCGGCTACGTGCTCGCGGCGGTGCGCTCCACACCGGTCGGCCACCTCGAGGCGTTGCTGCCGGTCGAAGGCGGCGAGATCGCCGCGCTCATGGCCACCTGGTGCACCCGCCGCCCCACCCGTGCTGCGGCGCAGCAGTGGCTGGAGCGGCACGCCCCCACCACAGCGCACGATCTGATTCCCGCCGCGGTCGGTACCCCCGGACCGCCGCGCGCGGCTACGGAGACCGCCCTGCTGTATCTGCACAGCATCGGCTGGGGCGACACGATCCGATCAGCCGCGGCCGGATACGGACGCGAGGCAGCCGAGGTGATCGACACCCTACTCACCACCGACCCGGTCTTGCGGCTGCCCGCCCGCATGCCGGCCCTACCGTCGTGGCTGCGCCCGGAACTGCTCCCGCCCCTCCACGCACGCGGCGGCGATAACGCGTTGCCGCTCGACGCCACCACGAATCTGTGCCTGATGGCGGCACTGTGCCAGCCCGATGTGATGTACGCCGGTATCGAGCAGGTGATCGGCGAACTCGACGCCCCCACGCTGGCGCAGTGGGCGCGGGCGCTGTTCGAGCAGTGGCGCCACGCCGGATATCCGGCGGCGCAGGGATGGATCCTCACCCTGCAAGCACTCGTCGGCGACGACGACACCGTGACCATGCTCAGCCCCCTGATCCGCAGCTGGCCGGGCCAATCCGCCCATAAACGCGCCGTCGCCGGCCTCGACGCCCTCGCCCAGATCGGCACCGACACCGCCCTGCTGCACCTGCACGCCATCTCCGAGAAACTGACATTCCCCGCCCTGAAAACCGCCGCGCAGGACAAGATCGAGCAGATCGCCGTCGACCTCGGCCTGAGCGCCGACCAACTCGGCGACCGTCTCGTCCCGACCTTCGACCTCGACACCCCCGACGCGCTGCACCTGGACTACGGGCCGCGCTCGTTCATCCTCGACTTCGACGAACACCTCCGCCCGATCCTCCACGACACCACCGGCCGCATACGCAAGACACTGCCCAAACCCGCCGCCGGCGACGACCCCGACCTCGCCCCGACCGCATACGCCCGGTTCACCGCGCTGCGCAAGAGTCTCAAGGCCGTCGCCGGCGATCAGATCGCCCGCCTCGAGCAGGCGATGGTCATTCGCCGACGCTGGACCGCAATCGAATTCACCGACTTCTTCGTCGACCACCCGCTGCTGGTCCACCTCGTGCGGCGACTGGTGTGGGGCGTCTACGAGCCCACCGGCGAGCATCTACGCGCAGCCTTCTACATCGCCGACGACCACACTTTCCACGACCTCGACGACACCGTGGTCTCCGCCAGCGACGAGGAGGTCATCGGACTCGTGCACCCCTGCGAACTCGGTGACACCCTCCCCGCGTGGCGCACCCGATTCGAGGTGGCGCAGCCGTTCGAACAACTCCACCGCACCGTGCACCAGGCCATCGGGCCGGACCGCACCGACCTGCGCCTGACCCGCTTCGAACGCCTGCACGTACCCGCCGCCGCACTGATCGGATTGGAACGCAATGGATGGGTTCGCGAAGAACCCGCCGACGCCGGCATACAGATCAGCACGAGCAGAACCCTGTCCTCCGGCACCATCACCATCTCGTTCACCCCCGGCATCTCCGTCGGCGCACCCACCATGTTCCCCGACCAGCACCTCATCGACATCTCCGTCACCCCCCGACCCCTCGGCCAGTGGCATCCCGTCGACACCTCCGAAAGCCTGCGGGACCTCACCGACCTCGCCTCCACCCACACACCCGCAACAACATCAGAACGACCCGGGCAGTAG
- a CDS encoding Abi family protein: MLDYDKPPLSLDELVDRLAERGLQIPDPDRARRYLRHIGYYRLSPYTIPFQDGGADHLFREGTAFDDVLDLYVFDRALRLLVMDALERVEVAVRAALTDHMSTTYDDPHWYTDSDHFHHRGKHAKLLNIVQDTCDDRLRGTPDAGEDSLVHRSALEHYLTTYRTPELPPSWLMVETLTIGQLATTYRNLSRRADRTAVAASLGLTAPVLESWLQTYVRVRNICAHHGRLWNVGLGVYPAIPSSRTISWLEGPHALPARSRKRLYPVLVSLQSALDSVSPRSSWARRLHELLHTRPRMNLAGMGIPDSWADDTFWSRHLT, encoded by the coding sequence TTGTTGGACTATGACAAGCCACCGCTGAGCCTCGACGAGCTTGTCGATCGCCTCGCCGAGCGCGGCTTGCAGATCCCCGACCCCGATCGGGCCCGCCGCTATTTGCGTCATATCGGCTACTACCGGCTCTCGCCCTACACGATCCCGTTCCAGGACGGGGGAGCCGATCATTTATTCCGTGAGGGCACGGCGTTCGATGATGTGCTTGATCTCTATGTCTTCGACAGGGCTCTGCGGCTGCTGGTGATGGATGCGCTCGAGCGCGTGGAAGTCGCTGTCCGCGCGGCATTGACCGACCATATGTCGACCACCTACGACGACCCGCACTGGTACACCGACTCCGACCACTTCCATCACCGAGGCAAGCACGCCAAGCTGTTGAACATCGTCCAGGACACCTGCGACGATCGATTGCGTGGCACACCCGACGCGGGGGAAGACTCGTTGGTCCATCGCTCGGCGCTCGAGCACTACCTGACCACCTATCGCACACCGGAGCTTCCGCCGTCCTGGCTCATGGTCGAGACACTGACGATCGGACAGCTGGCCACTACCTACCGCAACTTGAGTCGGCGCGCCGACCGGACCGCAGTCGCGGCAAGTCTCGGTTTGACCGCGCCAGTGCTGGAGTCCTGGCTGCAGACCTACGTGCGGGTGCGCAACATCTGCGCTCACCACGGGCGACTGTGGAATGTCGGTCTCGGTGTCTACCCCGCCATCCCGAGCTCCCGGACCATCTCGTGGTTGGAGGGACCTCACGCCCTTCCTGCACGGTCGAGAAAGCGTCTCTACCCCGTGCTGGTATCGCTGCAATCCGCGCTCGACTCCGTATCTCCGCGCAGCAGTTGGGCGCGGCGGCTCCATGAGCTGCTCCACACCCGTCCCCGGATGAACCTGGCCGGCATGGGCATCCCGGACAGCTGGGCAGACGACACTTTCTGGAGCCGACACCTCACCTGA
- a CDS encoding NUDIX domain-containing protein has protein sequence MFTHRDLPMTVTGVQVPAGTIKPGESPEQTAVRELFEETGRHGHVVRHVGVQRYDLRPMRDEIAVRHYYRMNTPGADVTERWPAEESDPAAGGPTVKWDCWWLPVTQAHVLVAGFGAMIGAMLDQASFDKHSPIST, from the coding sequence GTGTTCACCCACCGCGACCTACCGATGACGGTTACCGGCGTACAGGTGCCCGCCGGAACCATCAAACCCGGCGAGTCCCCCGAACAGACCGCCGTTCGCGAACTGTTCGAGGAAACCGGCAGACACGGGCACGTGGTGCGGCACGTAGGGGTACAGAGATACGACCTGCGGCCCATGAGAGACGAAATCGCCGTGCGGCACTACTACCGGATGAACACTCCCGGTGCCGATGTCACCGAACGCTGGCCGGCAGAAGAATCCGATCCTGCCGCCGGAGGACCGACCGTGAAGTGGGACTGCTGGTGGCTCCCAGTAACACAGGCCCACGTACTGGTAGCGGGATTCGGGGCTATGATAGGCGCGATGCTCGATCAAGCCTCATTCGATAAACACTCACCGATCTCGACGTGA
- a CDS encoding IS3 family transposase (programmed frameshift) — MAMKAYSAEFKADAVALYLSDPNHTYEGIGKDLGISRETLRNWVRAERKRTGTSEATHPPRTLRSGREVSSESVLEEENKQLRAQIRKLETEREILRRAAKYFGGRDELVSRFQFVDDHRDTFPVKWLCQILEVSRSGFYRWRASAPARAERARADQELAEQIRVIHADSDSTYGSPRVTAELREAGLEVNHKRVERVMREHGIVGVHLRKPVRTTVPDPDAAAVPDLIQRDFTASTPNTRYVGDITYLPVGDGKFLYLATVLDLHSKRLAGWSIGDHMRTELVTDALRAAASVRGAGGLDGAIFHSDNGTQYTSTDFVDVCRELGVTRSRGAVGTSADNAAAESFNATLKRETLQGRKRWNSAGDARADVFRWVTRYNTRRRHSALGQSCPIEFEKRSATLAAAA, encoded by the exons ATGGCGATGAAGGCATACTCGGCAGAGTTCAAGGCCGATGCCGTCGCGCTGTACCTGTCCGACCCGAACCACACCTATGAGGGCATCGGTAAGGACCTGGGGATCAGCCGAGAAACTTTACGCAACTGGGTACGCGCCGAACGTAAACGAACCGGTACATCCGAGGCCACACATCCGCCCCGGACGCTGAGGTCGGGGCGCGAGGTATCGTCCGAGTCCGTGTTGGAAGAAGAGAACAAGCAGCTCAGAGCGCAGATCCGGAAGCTCGAAACCGAACGGGAGATCCTGCGCAGGGCCGCGAAATATTTCG GCGGGCGAGACGAACTGGTGAGCCGCTTCCAATTCGTCGACGACCACCGCGACACCTTCCCGGTGAAGTGGCTGTGCCAGATCCTCGAGGTGTCCCGCTCCGGTTTCTACCGGTGGCGGGCCTCGGCGCCGGCCCGGGCCGAACGCGCCCGCGCCGATCAGGAGTTGGCCGAGCAGATCCGCGTTATCCACGCCGACTCCGACAGCACCTACGGGTCCCCACGGGTGACCGCGGAGCTGCGGGAGGCCGGACTCGAGGTGAACCACAAACGGGTCGAGCGGGTGATGCGCGAGCACGGGATTGTTGGGGTGCATCTGCGCAAACCGGTGCGCACCACCGTGCCCGACCCGGACGCGGCTGCGGTCCCGGATTTGATTCAGCGGGACTTCACCGCGAGCACACCGAACACCCGCTACGTCGGGGACATTACCTACCTCCCGGTTGGTGACGGCAAATTCCTGTACCTGGCAACGGTATTGGATCTGCACTCCAAGCGTTTGGCGGGGTGGTCGATCGGCGATCATATGCGCACCGAACTGGTCACCGATGCGCTGCGGGCGGCCGCGTCGGTGCGCGGTGCCGGTGGGTTGGACGGCGCAATCTTTCACAGCGACAACGGGACCCAATACACCTCGACCGACTTCGTCGATGTGTGTCGTGAATTGGGGGTGACCCGCTCGCGAGGCGCGGTCGGAACATCGGCGGACAACGCTGCGGCGGAGTCGTTCAATGCGACGTTGAAACGGGAGACGTTACAGGGTCGGAAGCGTTGGAACAGTGCAGGTGACGCGCGCGCCGACGTGTTCCGCTGGGTCACGCGCTACAACACGAGAAGGAGACATTCCGCTCTCGGTCAGAGCTGTCCGATCGAATTCGAGAAGCGATCGGCTACGCTGGCCGCTGCCGCATAG
- a CDS encoding IS256 family transposase translates to MTDVIDREAETNSVQPSVSDARLKELVEQARAEGLQLTGDGGLLAKLTKLVVESALEGEMDDHLGYGKSDPAGRGSGNSRNGRRAKTVLTEAGPVELDVPRDRDSSFEPKIVAKRQRRLTGVEDMVISLSAKGLTTGEISAHMAEVYGAEVSKQTISTITERVMDGMAEWQNRPLDPVYPVLFIDCIHVKIRDGNVANRPIYVVLGVTADGTRDILGLWAGEHGDGEGAKYWLRVLSELKNRGVQDVLIAVCDGLKYLPDSIGQVWPQTIVQTCVVHLLRNTYAYASRKDWAEIAKDLKPVYTAPTEQAALDRFVEFSDKWEKRYPAIIRLWTNAWAEFVPFLQFDNAIRQVIYTTNAIESVNARIRRAVKARGHFPTEAAALKCVYLAIMSLDPKGTARQRWSNRWKAALNAFEITFDGRLSTGRK, encoded by the coding sequence AGGGTTGCAGTTGACCGGCGACGGTGGGTTGTTGGCGAAGCTGACCAAGCTGGTGGTGGAGTCCGCGCTCGAGGGCGAGATGGATGACCACCTCGGCTACGGCAAGAGCGACCCGGCCGGCAGGGGCAGCGGCAACTCCCGCAACGGCAGGCGAGCCAAGACCGTGTTGACCGAGGCCGGTCCGGTCGAGCTCGACGTGCCTCGGGACCGGGATTCCTCCTTCGAGCCGAAGATCGTGGCGAAGCGGCAGCGGCGGCTGACCGGGGTGGAGGACATGGTGATCTCGCTGTCGGCCAAGGGGTTGACCACCGGTGAAATCTCTGCGCACATGGCCGAGGTGTACGGCGCCGAGGTGTCCAAGCAGACGATCTCGACGATCACCGAGCGGGTGATGGACGGCATGGCCGAGTGGCAGAATCGGCCGTTGGATCCTGTGTACCCGGTGTTGTTCATCGACTGCATTCACGTCAAGATCCGCGACGGTAATGTGGCCAACCGGCCGATCTACGTCGTGCTGGGGGTCACTGCCGACGGCACCCGCGACATTCTGGGGTTATGGGCCGGCGAGCACGGCGACGGGGAAGGAGCGAAGTACTGGCTTCGGGTGTTGTCCGAGCTGAAAAATCGTGGTGTGCAAGACGTTCTGATCGCCGTGTGCGACGGTCTGAAGTATCTGCCCGACTCGATCGGGCAGGTGTGGCCGCAGACCATTGTGCAAACCTGCGTGGTGCACCTCCTTCGCAATACCTACGCCTACGCCTCTCGTAAGGACTGGGCCGAGATCGCCAAGGACCTCAAACCGGTGTACACCGCGCCGACGGAGCAGGCCGCGCTGGACCGGTTCGTCGAGTTCAGCGACAAATGGGAGAAACGCTATCCCGCGATCATCCGGCTCTGGACCAACGCCTGGGCCGAGTTCGTGCCGTTCCTGCAGTTCGACAACGCCATCAGGCAGGTCATCTACACGACCAACGCCATCGAGAGTGTCAACGCCAGGATCCGGAGAGCCGTGAAGGCTCGCGGTCACTTCCCGACCGAGGCCGCGGCCCTGAAATGCGTGTACCTGGCCATCATGAGCCTCGATCCCAAAGGCACCGCCCGCCAACGCTGGTCCAACCGCTGGAAGGCAGCACTGAACGCCTTCGAAATCACCTTCGACGGACGCCTGTCCACCGGACGAAAGTAA